Proteins from a genomic interval of Amycolatopsis sp. cg13:
- a CDS encoding ABC transporter ATP-binding protein, whose protein sequence is MSDDAAMGLYGLTKRFGTTLAVDNVGLEVPRGSFFGLVGPNGAGKTTSLSMAVGLLRPDAGEARVFGVDVWREPERAKSLIGVLPDGLSIPERLTGRELLTYMGLLRGLAPDTVAERAQELLGVLELTDAERTLVIDYSAGMRKKIGLATALLHGPRLLVLDEPFEAVDPVSASTIRTILQRFVASGGAVVLSSHVMALVEQLCSHVAVITRGRVVAAGAVADVRGEGTLEDAFVHIVGGRTGGAEGLAWLASSSD, encoded by the coding sequence GTGTCCGACGACGCGGCCATGGGGCTTTACGGACTCACCAAACGGTTCGGGACCACGCTGGCAGTAGACAATGTGGGGCTGGAAGTGCCACGGGGGTCGTTCTTCGGCCTCGTCGGCCCCAACGGAGCTGGCAAAACGACGTCGCTGTCGATGGCGGTCGGGCTGCTGAGGCCCGACGCCGGCGAGGCGCGCGTGTTCGGGGTGGACGTCTGGCGGGAACCGGAACGGGCGAAAAGCCTGATCGGCGTTCTTCCGGACGGCTTGTCCATTCCGGAGCGGCTCACCGGGCGGGAACTGCTGACGTACATGGGCTTGCTGCGCGGGCTCGCGCCGGACACGGTCGCCGAACGCGCCCAGGAACTGCTCGGCGTGCTGGAGCTGACGGACGCCGAGCGCACCCTCGTCATCGACTATTCCGCGGGCATGCGCAAGAAGATCGGCCTCGCGACGGCGTTGCTGCACGGGCCGCGGCTGTTGGTGCTGGACGAGCCGTTCGAAGCGGTGGACCCGGTTTCCGCGTCGACGATTCGCACGATCCTGCAGCGGTTCGTCGCTTCCGGCGGCGCGGTCGTGCTGTCGAGCCACGTGATGGCGTTGGTGGAACAGCTGTGCAGCCACGTCGCGGTGATCACGCGCGGGCGCGTCGTCGCCGCGGGCGCGGTGGCGGACGTGCGCGGCGAAGGCACGCTGGAAGACGCGTTCGTGCACATTGTCGGCGGGCGGACCGGTGGAGCGGAGGGGCTGGCGTGGTTGGCGTCCTCG
- a CDS encoding ester cyclase → MDPLAIPAPEVLRARQKLVLDHFRDEVRQDWDDVLATFPHPRYEIVPTMTVHDGDAAVRGYYDETRRAFPDQDHEIIALRHSADAVIVEFWLLGTHRGPLGKIPPTGQRFRVRMTAYFLFDADEHLVCERIYFDTLTMLRQLLSAYDVRKPASWPKLVRAVRGLLAMSGTPDPRLSETTPPAFCR, encoded by the coding sequence GTGGACCCGTTGGCCATCCCCGCGCCCGAAGTGCTGCGAGCCCGGCAAAAGCTCGTCCTCGACCACTTCCGCGACGAGGTGCGCCAGGACTGGGACGACGTGCTGGCGACGTTCCCGCACCCGCGCTACGAGATCGTCCCGACGATGACCGTGCACGACGGCGATGCCGCGGTGCGCGGCTACTACGACGAAACGCGTCGCGCTTTTCCCGATCAAGACCACGAAATCATTGCCCTGCGGCACAGCGCGGATGCGGTAATCGTTGAATTCTGGCTTCTCGGCACACATCGCGGGCCGCTCGGGAAAATTCCGCCGACCGGGCAGCGGTTCCGCGTCCGGATGACCGCGTACTTCCTGTTCGACGCCGACGAGCATCTGGTGTGCGAACGCATTTACTTCGACACGCTCACCATGCTCCGCCAGCTGCTGAGCGCGTACGACGTCCGGAAACCCGCCTCGTGGCCCAAGCTGGTTCGGGCGGTGCGCGGGCTGCTGGCGATGTCCGGAACCCCGGATCCGCGGCTCTCCGAGACCACTCCGCCCGCTTTTTGTCGGTGA
- a CDS encoding VanW family protein, with protein sequence MQYEPRWPETDSDQTEVLPVVPPEEPPSPPRRRGLRKAGWISGGVLGVLVVAYLIDLLTSQGRVPRGVVVAGVDVGGLERPVAERELRGKIEPRLTQPLTVTAGNAHTKLSPTEAGLGLDWSGTLDQAGDQPINPFTRLASFFSTRELGVVSHTEADKLDPALEDLRGRVDREPVEGTIRFDGTTPVAVPPQAGQKLDVAAARAKVLSGWASSNELTLPVAPTPVRTTAEGVQRALTEFAKPAVSAPIVVKGEGADATLTPEQIAGALTFVPGDGGGLAPQVDPKKVTDALAPQLKSTEQEGKDAAIAFSGGKPVVEPSADGNTVDWEQSLKPLPNTLKQTDSRELKAIYKKTPAKVTTEQADKLGVKEVIGEFSTGGFAPDSGTNIRVVAEKVNGAIVKPGETFSLNGFTGPRGRPQGYVEAGVIENGAPAREVGGGISQFATTLYNAAYFSGMKDAGHKEHSYYISRYPAAREATVFQNPNGASVIDLKFTNDSDTGVAIQTVWTPSSITVKLWGTKRYTVESVPGERSNPTPPPTKPGPAENCHASNGAPGFTASDTRILRDASSGREVSRHTRSVRYNPQPKITCGE encoded by the coding sequence GTGCAGTACGAACCGCGCTGGCCGGAAACCGACAGCGACCAGACCGAGGTCCTGCCGGTCGTGCCGCCCGAGGAACCTCCGTCCCCGCCGCGAAGGCGGGGCCTGCGCAAAGCGGGCTGGATCAGCGGCGGCGTGCTCGGCGTCCTGGTCGTCGCCTACCTCATCGACCTGCTGACCAGCCAGGGCCGGGTGCCGCGCGGCGTCGTCGTGGCCGGCGTGGACGTCGGCGGGCTGGAGCGGCCGGTCGCCGAACGCGAGCTGCGCGGGAAGATCGAGCCGCGGCTCACCCAGCCGCTCACCGTCACCGCGGGCAACGCGCACACCAAGCTGTCGCCGACCGAGGCCGGGCTGGGCCTGGACTGGAGCGGCACTCTCGACCAGGCGGGCGACCAGCCGATCAACCCCTTCACCCGGCTCGCGTCGTTCTTCAGCACCCGGGAACTGGGCGTCGTGTCGCACACCGAAGCGGACAAGCTCGACCCGGCGCTCGAGGACCTGCGCGGACGCGTCGACCGGGAGCCGGTCGAGGGCACGATCCGGTTCGACGGCACCACCCCGGTCGCGGTCCCGCCGCAGGCCGGGCAGAAGCTGGACGTCGCGGCGGCGCGCGCGAAGGTGCTGAGCGGCTGGGCTTCCAGCAACGAACTGACGCTCCCGGTCGCGCCGACGCCGGTGCGCACCACCGCCGAGGGCGTCCAGCGGGCGTTGACCGAGTTCGCCAAGCCCGCGGTGTCCGCGCCGATCGTGGTCAAGGGCGAAGGCGCGGACGCGACGCTGACGCCGGAGCAGATCGCCGGGGCGCTCACGTTCGTGCCCGGCGACGGCGGCGGCCTCGCCCCGCAGGTCGACCCGAAAAAGGTCACCGACGCGCTCGCGCCGCAGCTGAAGTCCACCGAGCAGGAGGGCAAGGACGCGGCCATCGCGTTCTCCGGCGGCAAACCGGTCGTCGAACCGTCCGCGGACGGCAACACAGTCGACTGGGAGCAGAGCCTCAAGCCGCTGCCGAACACGCTCAAGCAGACCGACAGCCGCGAGCTGAAGGCGATCTACAAGAAGACGCCGGCGAAGGTCACCACCGAGCAGGCGGACAAGCTGGGCGTCAAGGAAGTCATCGGCGAATTCAGCACCGGCGGGTTCGCGCCCGACTCCGGCACGAACATCCGCGTGGTCGCCGAGAAGGTGAACGGCGCGATCGTGAAGCCGGGAGAAACGTTCAGCCTCAACGGGTTCACCGGCCCGCGCGGGCGTCCGCAGGGCTACGTCGAGGCGGGCGTGATCGAGAACGGCGCGCCTGCCCGCGAGGTCGGCGGCGGCATTTCGCAGTTCGCCACCACGCTGTACAACGCGGCGTACTTCTCCGGGATGAAGGACGCCGGGCACAAGGAACACAGCTACTACATCAGCCGTTATCCGGCCGCGCGCGAGGCGACGGTGTTCCAGAACCCCAATGGCGCCAGCGTGATCGACCTGAAGTTCACGAACGACTCGGACACCGGCGTCGCGATCCAGACCGTCTGGACGCCGTCGTCGATCACCGTGAAACTGTGGGGCACCAAGCGCTACACCGTCGAATCGGTTCCCGGCGAGCGGTCGAATCCGACGCCGCCGCCGACGAAACCGGGTCCGGCGGAGAACTGCCACGCGTCCAACGGCGCGCCCGGTTTCACCGCGAGCGATACCCGGATCCTGCGCGACGCGTCGTCGGGCCGGGAGGTTTCGCGGCACACGCGGTCGGTCCGCTACAACCCGCAGCCGAAGATCACCTGCGGGGAGTAG
- a CDS encoding TetR/AcrR family transcriptional regulator C-terminal domain-containing protein: MNTTTRRGRPRKGDARLSREAILTAALEVVDADGAAAVSMRTVGQRLGVDAKSLYHHIDGKEALLDAVAGHVLGGIDLPDLTGQPEEDLRAIAQSFRKATRAHPQAAALVLTRQLPSIAALAPVEAVLSVLRKAGASPEEAVHLLRSLLAVVVGSLLREAGAGPAFGVTDEAGIAHRRAELEQTELPAVVESAPHLARCDHEAEFSFAVDLAVAATMQRLATPRR; this comes from the coding sequence GTGAACACCACGACGCGCCGGGGACGCCCGCGCAAGGGAGACGCCCGGCTGTCGCGGGAGGCGATCCTGACGGCCGCGCTGGAAGTAGTCGACGCCGACGGCGCGGCAGCGGTGAGCATGCGGACCGTCGGGCAGCGCCTCGGCGTGGACGCGAAGAGCCTCTACCACCACATCGACGGCAAAGAAGCCTTGCTCGACGCTGTCGCCGGGCACGTGCTCGGCGGGATCGACCTCCCGGACTTGACCGGACAGCCCGAAGAAGACCTGCGCGCGATCGCCCAGTCCTTCCGGAAAGCAACGCGCGCGCATCCGCAGGCCGCCGCGCTCGTCCTAACCAGACAGTTGCCGTCGATCGCCGCACTCGCCCCGGTCGAGGCGGTGCTTTCGGTGCTGCGCAAGGCAGGCGCGTCCCCCGAAGAAGCCGTGCACCTGCTGCGTTCGCTCCTCGCCGTCGTGGTCGGCTCGCTCCTGCGCGAGGCGGGCGCGGGACCGGCGTTCGGCGTCACCGACGAGGCCGGAATCGCCCACCGCCGCGCCGAACTGGAGCAGACCGAACTTCCCGCCGTCGTCGAATCCGCGCCGCATCTGGCGCGGTGCGATCACGAAGCGGAGTTTTCCTTCGCCGTCGATCTGGCGGTGGCCGCCACGATGCAGCGACTCGCTACTCCCCGCAGGTGA